A region from the Hydra vulgaris chromosome 10, alternate assembly HydraT2T_AEP genome encodes:
- the LOC136085869 gene encoding uncharacterized protein LOC136085869 isoform X4: protein MDILKFNMMVFHSLKYHGVASDQKFKIFGSILNIDNVKTVEKDEYTCNAINSVGMDSKKVKLLVNETQKKMHEERKKKAASLVVKLKNTDNASGGPRAKRVNTKKFILL, encoded by the exons ATGGATATCTTGAAGTTcaat ATGATGGTATTCCACAGCCTGAAATATCATGGAGTAGCAAGtgatcaaaaattcaaaatttttggcTCAATATTGAATATTGATAATGTGAAAACAGTAGAAAAAGATGAATACACATGCAATGCAATTAATAGTGTTGGAATGGattcaaaaaaagtgaaactacTTGTGAATG AAACACAGAAAAAAATGCAtgaagaaaggaaaaaaaaggcTGCATCATTAGTTGTAAAGTTGAAAAACACCGATAA TGCTTCCGGTGGTCCACGAGCAAAGAGAGTGAACACGAAAAAg TTTATTCTCCTCTAA
- the LOC136085869 gene encoding uncharacterized protein LOC136085869 isoform X3, with protein MDILKFNMMVFHSLKYHGVASDQKFKIFGSILNIDNVKTVEKDEYTCNAINSVGMDSKKVKLLVNETQKKMHEERKKKAASLVVKLKNTDNASGGPRAKRVNTKKNAFFETINQAFKGI; from the exons ATGGATATCTTGAAGTTcaat ATGATGGTATTCCACAGCCTGAAATATCATGGAGTAGCAAGtgatcaaaaattcaaaatttttggcTCAATATTGAATATTGATAATGTGAAAACAGTAGAAAAAGATGAATACACATGCAATGCAATTAATAGTGTTGGAATGGattcaaaaaaagtgaaactacTTGTGAATG AAACACAGAAAAAAATGCAtgaagaaaggaaaaaaaaggcTGCATCATTAGTTGTAAAGTTGAAAAACACCGATAA TGCTTCCGGTGGTCCACGAGCAAAGAGAGTGAACACGAAAAAg AATGCATTTTTCGAAACCATTAATCAGGCATTTAAGGGTATTTGA
- the LOC136085869 gene encoding uncharacterized protein LOC136085869 isoform X5, whose translation MDILKFNMMVFHSLKYHGVASDQKFKIFGSILNIDNVKTVEKDEYTCNAINSVGMDSKKVKLLVNVYSPLIKVSCHTETEYQDPQRTASNLYTESIPPLWTRVTEYEEK comes from the exons ATGGATATCTTGAAGTTcaat ATGATGGTATTCCACAGCCTGAAATATCATGGAGTAGCAAGtgatcaaaaattcaaaatttttggcTCAATATTGAATATTGATAATGTGAAAACAGTAGAAAAAGATGAATACACATGCAATGCAATTAATAGTGTTGGAATGGattcaaaaaaagtgaaactacTTGTGAATG TTTATTCTCCTCTAATTAAAGTTAGTTGCCACACGGAGACCGAATACCAAGATCCTCAAAGGACAGCTTCAAATCTATATACAGAATCGATTCCGCCTCTATGGACGAGAGTAACTGAGTATGAAGAAAAGTGA
- the LOC136085869 gene encoding uncharacterized protein LOC136085869 isoform X1 has product MDILKFNMMVFHSLKYHGVASDQKFKIFGSILNIDNVKTVEKDEYTCNAINSVGMDSKKVKLLVNETQKKMHEERKKKAASLVVKLKNTDNASGGPRAKRVNTKKLVATRRPNTKILKGQLQIYIQNRFRLYGRE; this is encoded by the exons ATGGATATCTTGAAGTTcaat ATGATGGTATTCCACAGCCTGAAATATCATGGAGTAGCAAGtgatcaaaaattcaaaatttttggcTCAATATTGAATATTGATAATGTGAAAACAGTAGAAAAAGATGAATACACATGCAATGCAATTAATAGTGTTGGAATGGattcaaaaaaagtgaaactacTTGTGAATG AAACACAGAAAAAAATGCAtgaagaaaggaaaaaaaaggcTGCATCATTAGTTGTAAAGTTGAAAAACACCGATAA TGCTTCCGGTGGTCCACGAGCAAAGAGAGTGAACACGAAAAAg TTAGTTGCCACACGGAGACCGAATACCAAGATCCTCAAAGGACAGCTTCAAATCTATATACAGAATCGATTCCGCCTCTATGGACGAGAGTAA
- the LOC136085869 gene encoding uncharacterized protein LOC136085869 isoform X2, with protein sequence MMVFHSLKYHGVASDQKFKIFGSILNIDNVKTVEKDEYTCNAINSVGMDSKKVKLLVNETQKKMHEERKKKAASLVVKLKNTDNASGGPRAKRVNTKKLVATRRPNTKILKGQLQIYIQNRFRLYGRE encoded by the exons ATGATGGTATTCCACAGCCTGAAATATCATGGAGTAGCAAGtgatcaaaaattcaaaatttttggcTCAATATTGAATATTGATAATGTGAAAACAGTAGAAAAAGATGAATACACATGCAATGCAATTAATAGTGTTGGAATGGattcaaaaaaagtgaaactacTTGTGAATG AAACACAGAAAAAAATGCAtgaagaaaggaaaaaaaaggcTGCATCATTAGTTGTAAAGTTGAAAAACACCGATAA TGCTTCCGGTGGTCCACGAGCAAAGAGAGTGAACACGAAAAAg TTAGTTGCCACACGGAGACCGAATACCAAGATCCTCAAAGGACAGCTTCAAATCTATATACAGAATCGATTCCGCCTCTATGGACGAGAGTAA
- the LOC105844298 gene encoding beta-1,3-galactosyltransferase 1 isoform X2, with protein sequence MFRNILEKSFKRKKFVFLFLFLLICVLLKQYCNKEIIKFSYTRPLLPFQSYVAELESMYFEAQREYYHVYKKQFKPIAQSINNKNEFQNNKLKTIQPKCRTPLSFLILVHSSAENIKRRLAIRYSWGSPQNRFNKQLTSNLTYSTVFAVGRSLSTAVNKMIAQEASLYSDILFIDILDTYRNLSYKTLNSLIWSSNYCRPNFLLKTDDDCYVNVVNILNFLKSEPLLPLYTGRVQWFMPPNRDNTSKFYISVNDYNAFLLPPYVSGGGILLSGDLIPRLVSASQQKKIIPNEDANLGILMNNIGVLPRENIHILPFIYCNDSIWNRPTCDFVDQYVIHGVENYSQVWLHYHTLVLQNIKGICSLVNKFRQYLKPPLYCPTDNSV encoded by the coding sequence atgtttagaaatattttagagAAGAGTTTTAAAAGGAAGaaattcgtttttttatttctgtttttattgatatgcgttttactaaaacaatattgcaataaagaaataataaaatttagttatacaAGACCGTTACTGCCTTTTCAAAGTTACGTAGCTGAACTGGAGAGTATGTATTTTGAGGCACAACGAGAGTATTATcatgtttataaaaaacaatttaaaccaATTGCTCAGTCCATAAATAATAAGAATGAGTTTCAgaataacaaacttaaaacaatCCAACCAAAGTGCAGAACaccattaagttttttaattttagttcattCTTCTgcagaaaatattaaaagaagacTTGCTATTAGATACAGCTGGGGTTCGCCccaaaatagatttaataagcAATTAACAAGTAATTTAACTTATAGTACCGTATTTGCAGTTGGAAGAAGTTTGTCTACTGCAGTTAACAAAATGATCGCTCAAGAAGCAAGCTTATAcagtgatattttatttattgatatacTTGACACATACAGAAATTTATCGTACAAAACTTTAAACTCGTTAATATGGTCGTCAAATTACTGTCGACCTAACTTCTTATTAAAAACGGATGACGATTGTTACGTAAAtgttgttaatatattaaactttttgaaatccGAACCTCTCTTGCCATTGTATACAGGAAGGGTTCAATGGTTTATGCCACCAAATCGTGATAATACCAGCAAGTTTTATATTTCAGTTAATGACTATAATGCATTTCTTTTACCACCATATGTATCTGGAGGCGGAATTTTGTTATCAGGAGACCTGATTCCGCGTCTTGTGAGTGCtagtcaacaaaaaaaaataataccaaaTGAAGATGCAAACTTAGGTATACTGATGAATAATATAGGTGTTTTACCGAGAGAAAACATTCatatactaccatttatttactgcaacgATTCTATATGGAATCGACCAACTTGTGATTTTGTTGACCAGTATGTTATTCATGGCGTAGAGAACTACTCGCAAGTATGGCTACACTATCATACATTAGTATTGCAAAACATAAAAGGTATATGTTCCTTAGTGAACAAATTCAGGCAGTATTTAAAACCACCCCTCTATTGTCCAACTGATAACTcagtttaa